The Siphonobacter curvatus DNA window CGTAGAAATTTTCGGTAAACCCGATATTAATCAAATTGCGGACCGCAATGAGGAGTACTACGTGTACTTCCTCGAAGCAGGTCCGCATTGTGAAGATATTACGAAACGATCAGAGGCGGCTTCCATAGCTATCCGGTTTTCTTCCGTAGGACTAGCCTCCGAGATTACTTTTCAGCAGGGTACGCCAGTGAAATAATACAGAAGGAGTAAATGATAGCATGAGTACATTTAGTTTTGGCTCCTCATGCTATCATTCACTCCTTCTATAATACTAATTACGATCCCAATGACCAGCCTGAGCGGTACTCGCGTTTTACGAACTGGTTGGCATCTTCGAAGTTCGTGATCCGCATGGATGGGCCATCCCAAAGTAGTTTCTTACGACCGGGATAGGCGAAACCTTTACCGTCGGCATTCGGCTTGCGAACGTTGTAGCTACGAATAGCTAGGTTACCCATCAGTACCGTTTCCGTCAGCGGACCGGAGTAATCAAACGAAGACGTTAACTTCTTGTGGGTTTCTGAGCCAAATCCTTCTTTACAGGCCCGTACCCAGGAAGTCTGGTGACCACTTTCAGGCATTTTCTGGATTTCCGTTTCCGTCCACTTGTACTTGGCCAGATCCTGCTCGCTCATCTTCTTTTTGTTGAAGTACAGCTTCGGTGCATGTCCGTAGGTTCCGCAGGTCATAATTCCTTTTGAACCCATCAGGATTACACCATTCGCACTGTCGGCATCCCCCAGGGGTTCATCTGCGGGAATCAAATCCGGGTGGAACGCCCGAATACCACCATCCGACCAGTACATGGTAACTTCTGATTTATTCTTTTTCGTTTCGGGGAATTTCAGCTGTACGGAGCTTGAGGGAGGACAACCTTCGGGAATGTATTCCGGCGTCCAGTCCTTCGTGAATACAGCACCTGCCGAACATTCTACTTCTGTTGGGTAACCCAGACCCAGTACGCGGAAAGCCGGGTCAATCAAATGGCAACCCATATCGCCCAGTGCTCCGGTACCAAAGTTCCACCAGCCCCGCCACTTGAAGGGGTGGTAGGCTGGCGTGTAATCTACGTACTGAGCCGGACCAATAAACTGATCCCAAGCCAGACCCTCAGGCATCTCGTGCTTGCCCGTAGGTACCGGAATACCTTGCGGCCATACCGGACGATTCGTCCAGATGTGTACTTCATTCACCGTACCAATCAAACCAGCGTTAAACCAGTTGACCATCTGCCAGCTACCCACGCTGGAAGCACCCTGGTTACCCATTTGCGACACGATTTTGTACTTCCGAGCCGCTTCAGTCATCATACGGGCTTCGTAAATATCGTGCGACAAGGGCTTCTGAACGTAGACGTGCTTACCCGCCTGCATGGCAGCCATGGCAATTACGGCGTGCGTGTTATCGGGCGTCGAGATGGTGATGGCATCAATGTTCTTGCCTTCTTTATCCAGCATTTCCCGGTAATTTTGGTAGCGTTTGGCATTCGGGAAACGCTTGACGGACTGAGCGGCTACATTCCAGTCTACATCGCAAAGAGCTACAACATTCTCAGCTCCATTGTTATAGGCATTCCAAATATCGCTAGATCCCTTTCCACCGGCCCCAATAGCGGCGAGGTTCAGTTTATCCGAAGGAGCGATAAATCCTTTTCCCAGCACGTGACGAGGGACAATGTAAAACGCGGCTGCCGACAGGGCTCCCTTTTTGAGAAACTCGCGGCGAGAGGGAGATTTTTTTTCCATAGTATGTGTACTGCGTGGGGTCCAGGACCCTAAAATGGTTAAAAGTTAAGCTAATGTAGACCACTTTTCGAGCAGAACTTTCGACTTGCGAATGCCCTCTTCTTCCGAAAGTTTATCGCCCTCGTACTCAATGCCGACAATACCCCGGAAGCCCGATTTTTTTACGATGTTCATGATTCGACTGTAATCCGTTTCTACGCAATCTCCTTTTTCGTCAAAATTGTAGACTTTCGCGGATACGCCTTTGGCAAAGGGCATGAGTTCTTCCGTACCCTTGTAGCGGTCGTACTCTTCTTCGCATTCGAAGTAATTGCCCGCTTTATGTTTCATACAGAAGTTACCGAAGTCCGGAAGGGTACCGCAGTTTTTCAAGTTTACGCCCTTCATGACGTCGCTCAGCCACTGACCGTTGGAGGAGTATCCACCGTGATTTTCGACAATGACATTGATACCCGTTTTAGCGGCAAACTCGCTGAGTTGGTGTAAGCCCTCGATGGCGTTTTTCTTCACCTCTTCGGCCGTACCTTCACCCGCGGCGTTTACCCGGATGGTTTTGCAGCCGAGAAACTTGGCGGCGTCCACCCATTTGTAGTGATTTTCGACGGCCTTTTTGCGTTTGGCGGCGTCTTTATCGCCCAGGTTTCCTTCGCCATCGCACATGATCAGGTGATTTTTTACCCCATTGTCTTTGCAACGCTGCAGTAATTCCTTTAGATAAGCGGTGTCATTGGCTTTATCCATGAAAAACTGATTGACGTATTCGACGATGCTGATGCCAAACTCCTTTTTAGCCATGACCGGAAAGTCGAGATTGGTCATTTTTTTAGAGCGTAAGGCCCGATGCAGGGACCACTCCGCCAGGGAGATTTCAAAGAAGGGCTTTTTGGCCGCCGTTTCGGCCCACGCATCCATCGTTGAGGAAGCGGCAGTAGTAGCTACAGCTGCGAAGCCCAGGTTCCGTAAGAAGGAACGTCGGTTTTGATGCATATAGAAAAGGTTTAGAGCAAACGGCTTATTCGGGATGAAAAATAAAGAAGTTTTCCGGAATTGTAATGCGTTGGCGATAAAACGGAAAGAAATGCCGACCACTGGATTGCGTCTGACAGCTTGCGCTGGCCCATTCTCATCCGAAATTCTAAATTTCCGTTTCACAAGCCCGCAGAACCAATCAAATTATACTTATTTTTGAAGGCTGAATCTAGGTATAAAATATTCACTTTCAGATTCTTGGATCATTTTGTATTTATCCGGGAAAAGGAATTTTTACAGTCTTTAGGAGGTTTTATCAAAAGATAAAGCAAGTTCTGAAAACTGTTTATTCACAAACTTGTTCTTACTAG harbors:
- a CDS encoding Gfo/Idh/MocA family protein, with the translated sequence MEKKSPSRREFLKKGALSAAAFYIVPRHVLGKGFIAPSDKLNLAAIGAGGKGSSDIWNAYNNGAENVVALCDVDWNVAAQSVKRFPNAKRYQNYREMLDKEGKNIDAITISTPDNTHAVIAMAAMQAGKHVYVQKPLSHDIYEARMMTEAARKYKIVSQMGNQGASSVGSWQMVNWFNAGLIGTVNEVHIWTNRPVWPQGIPVPTGKHEMPEGLAWDQFIGPAQYVDYTPAYHPFKWRGWWNFGTGALGDMGCHLIDPAFRVLGLGYPTEVECSAGAVFTKDWTPEYIPEGCPPSSSVQLKFPETKKNKSEVTMYWSDGGIRAFHPDLIPADEPLGDADSANGVILMGSKGIMTCGTYGHAPKLYFNKKKMSEQDLAKYKWTETEIQKMPESGHQTSWVRACKEGFGSETHKKLTSSFDYSGPLTETVLMGNLAIRSYNVRKPNADGKGFAYPGRKKLLWDGPSMRITNFEDANQFVKREYRSGWSLGS
- a CDS encoding sugar phosphate isomerase/epimerase family protein — translated: MHQNRRSFLRNLGFAAVATTAASSTMDAWAETAAKKPFFEISLAEWSLHRALRSKKMTNLDFPVMAKKEFGISIVEYVNQFFMDKANDTAYLKELLQRCKDNGVKNHLIMCDGEGNLGDKDAAKRKKAVENHYKWVDAAKFLGCKTIRVNAAGEGTAEEVKKNAIEGLHQLSEFAAKTGINVIVENHGGYSSNGQWLSDVMKGVNLKNCGTLPDFGNFCMKHKAGNYFECEEEYDRYKGTEELMPFAKGVSAKVYNFDEKGDCVETDYSRIMNIVKKSGFRGIVGIEYEGDKLSEEEGIRKSKVLLEKWSTLA